The following are encoded together in the Pseudoalteromonas piscicida genome:
- the ilvC gene encoding ketol-acid reductoisomerase, which translates to MSNYFNTLSLREQLAQLSQCEFMDPKEFEQGVDVLIGKKLVIVGCGAQGLNQGLNLRDSGLNVSYALRPSAIEEKRQSFLNASENGFIVGTYEELIPEADLVLNLTPDKQHTSVVNAVMPLMKKGATLAYSHGFNIVEEGMRVREDITVIMVAPKCPGTEVREEYKRGFGVPTLIAVHPENDPEGKGLEQAKAYAAGTGGHRAGVLKSSFIAEVKSDLMGEQTILCGMLQTGSLLCFDKMVEEGIEPGYASKLVQYGWEIITEALKHGGITNMMDRLSNPAKLRAFELSEQLKGIMRPLYNKHMDDIISGEFSEGMMADWAENDNKLLTWRAETAQTAFEKQANTDAEISEQTFFDQGILMVAMVKAGVELAFETMTAAGIIDESAYYESLHETPLIANTIARKKLFEMNRTISDTAEYGCYLYNHACLPLLKPFMESITKREIGGGLSNNDNYVDNQKLIAVNRAIRNHPVEKVGETLRGYMSDMKKII; encoded by the coding sequence ATGTCGAACTACTTTAATACTTTATCTTTACGTGAGCAATTAGCTCAGCTTTCTCAATGTGAATTCATGGATCCAAAAGAATTCGAACAAGGTGTCGACGTTCTGATTGGTAAAAAACTGGTCATCGTTGGTTGTGGCGCGCAGGGCTTAAACCAAGGTCTGAACTTAAGAGACTCTGGCTTAAACGTCAGTTATGCACTACGTCCATCTGCAATCGAGGAAAAACGTCAATCGTTCCTTAATGCCTCTGAAAATGGTTTTATTGTTGGCACCTATGAAGAACTCATTCCGGAAGCGGACTTGGTCCTAAACTTAACGCCTGACAAGCAGCATACTTCTGTTGTAAACGCGGTAATGCCGTTAATGAAAAAAGGCGCAACACTCGCTTATTCTCACGGCTTTAATATCGTAGAAGAAGGCATGCGAGTGCGTGAAGACATCACCGTAATCATGGTTGCACCAAAATGTCCTGGCACAGAAGTACGTGAAGAATATAAACGCGGCTTTGGTGTACCTACGTTGATTGCAGTTCACCCTGAAAACGACCCTGAAGGTAAAGGCCTTGAGCAAGCTAAGGCATACGCGGCAGGAACTGGTGGTCATCGAGCTGGTGTATTAAAGTCATCATTTATCGCCGAAGTTAAATCAGATCTAATGGGTGAGCAAACCATCCTATGTGGTATGTTGCAAACCGGTTCACTACTATGCTTCGACAAAATGGTAGAAGAAGGGATAGAGCCTGGATATGCATCAAAGCTCGTACAATATGGCTGGGAGATCATCACCGAAGCGCTAAAACATGGTGGTATCACCAATATGATGGACAGGTTGTCTAACCCCGCCAAGTTACGCGCATTTGAACTGAGCGAGCAACTAAAAGGTATCATGCGCCCGCTTTACAACAAGCATATGGACGACATCATCAGCGGCGAGTTTTCAGAGGGCATGATGGCTGACTGGGCTGAAAACGACAATAAATTGCTTACATGGCGTGCAGAAACCGCACAAACCGCGTTTGAAAAGCAAGCTAATACGGATGCTGAAATTTCAGAGCAGACTTTCTTCGACCAAGGTATTTTAATGGTTGCTATGGTTAAAGCCGGTGTAGAGCTGGCGTTTGAAACCATGACAGCCGCTGGCATTATTGATGAATCAGCTTACTACGAATCACTGCACGAAACGCCGCTAATCGCGAATACCATCGCACGCAAAAAGCTGTTTGAGATGAATCGTACGATTTCAGATACCGCCGAATATGGCTGCTACCTATACAATCACGCATGTTTACCACTATTGAAGCCATTTATGGAGTCAATCACAAAGCGTGAAATTGGTGGAGGCTTGTCAAACAATGATAACTATGTTGACAACCAAAAGCTCATCGCGGTGAACCGTGCGATCCGCAACCATCCTGTAGAAAAAGTAGGCGAAACACTACGTGGTTATATGTCAGATATGAAAAAGATTATTTAG
- a CDS encoding TonB-dependent receptor family protein, with product MTKRMNMKRSLLAVAVIFALPQAQAADDNQDIEHISIISHHDKLRKEAGSATLLSEAQLAEYEYDDIHRILSNVPGVNIREEDGYGLRPNIGFRGVTPERSKKITIMEDGVLIGPAPYSAPAAYYFPVTTRMTAVEVFKGPAAIKHGPQTVAGALNLVTRQVPEFTEGGIDVAAGSDGYSKAHGYYGSVVNNVGFLFEAVNLQADGFKELDGGGDTGFEKNDILAKFNYKISQGELNHTFGLKLSYADELSDETYLGLTDADFAENPYRRYAASQPAEMDTKHTQVMLSHVLDGKDFNVTTRLYRNDYERAWLKLNSLGSKSGPSLSKIMANPEAFANEYGVITGVRDSVVAGSNIFLNMGTNDREYFSQGLQVDANTSFRLFNLTHDIALGVRFHEDEIERKHFEQAYAMEGGSPVLLEGSKQFTSLNTENTKAWSVYLEDKVQLDALTLGLGLRGELMDMSYQDNKDADVWIDKTTRIWLPSLSGFYQLSDDAGLLFGVHQGFVPSSPQQDPDIELEKSVNYEFGGRFNDGVTQFEIVSFFNDYENLNESCGQSNCGVNDQQDQQFSGGEVDVYGLEMQFAQRYPLNLQLDIPYSFTYTYTKGEFQNERATTFAQWGYIKNGDELPYLPSHQATFNIGLAASDWKVNVAIKYISEMNEAAGRSTEDFELVLEGAKVPSTTIVDVSASYELGQYGQIYAKIDNLFDEAEIVSRRPYGARPGKPRQFSLGYKYQF from the coding sequence ATGACTAAGCGCATGAACATGAAGAGATCTTTATTAGCTGTAGCGGTAATTTTTGCGCTACCTCAAGCGCAAGCTGCGGATGACAATCAAGATATTGAGCATATATCTATTATCAGCCACCACGATAAATTGCGAAAAGAAGCCGGCTCTGCCACTTTGTTATCAGAAGCGCAGTTGGCAGAATACGAATACGATGATATTCACCGTATTCTTTCTAATGTGCCTGGCGTTAATATTCGTGAAGAGGATGGCTATGGCCTTCGACCAAATATTGGTTTTCGTGGTGTAACACCTGAGCGAAGTAAAAAAATCACCATAATGGAAGACGGTGTGCTCATTGGCCCCGCACCTTATTCAGCACCAGCCGCTTATTATTTCCCTGTTACGACTCGGATGACTGCGGTTGAGGTGTTTAAAGGACCTGCGGCTATCAAGCATGGTCCACAAACGGTTGCAGGTGCGCTTAACTTAGTGACTCGTCAAGTTCCTGAATTTACAGAAGGCGGTATCGATGTTGCGGCTGGCAGCGATGGTTACTCCAAAGCGCACGGTTACTATGGCTCAGTGGTAAATAATGTTGGTTTCTTATTCGAAGCGGTTAATCTACAAGCCGATGGCTTTAAAGAGCTTGATGGCGGTGGTGATACGGGATTTGAGAAGAACGATATCCTAGCCAAGTTTAATTATAAAATTTCACAAGGTGAGCTAAACCATACCTTTGGGTTAAAACTCAGCTACGCCGACGAGTTGTCCGATGAAACCTACCTTGGTTTAACGGATGCAGATTTTGCTGAAAACCCGTATCGTCGATACGCAGCGTCTCAGCCTGCAGAGATGGATACCAAGCATACTCAAGTGATGTTATCCCATGTGCTTGATGGTAAAGACTTCAACGTTACAACAAGACTGTACCGCAATGACTATGAACGAGCTTGGCTTAAGCTTAATAGTCTAGGTAGCAAAAGTGGACCATCACTGTCTAAAATCATGGCAAATCCTGAGGCTTTTGCAAATGAGTACGGCGTGATCACAGGGGTAAGGGACTCTGTTGTTGCAGGTTCAAACATCTTTTTGAATATGGGGACTAATGACCGTGAGTATTTCTCTCAAGGTCTTCAAGTCGATGCCAATACAAGCTTTAGGCTATTTAATTTAACCCATGATATTGCTCTTGGCGTGCGTTTCCACGAAGATGAAATTGAGCGCAAACACTTTGAGCAAGCGTATGCAATGGAAGGTGGTTCACCTGTGTTGCTGGAAGGCTCAAAGCAGTTTACATCACTGAATACTGAAAATACCAAAGCGTGGTCAGTATATCTAGAAGACAAAGTACAACTTGATGCGTTGACACTGGGCCTTGGCCTTCGTGGCGAGCTGATGGACATGTCTTACCAAGATAATAAAGATGCCGATGTTTGGATTGATAAAACCACCCGTATTTGGCTACCTAGCCTAAGTGGTTTCTATCAGCTTTCTGATGATGCTGGTCTTTTATTTGGTGTGCACCAAGGTTTTGTGCCTTCTTCACCACAACAAGATCCTGATATAGAGCTTGAGAAGAGTGTTAACTACGAATTTGGTGGGCGCTTCAATGATGGTGTGACTCAGTTTGAGATTGTGAGCTTTTTCAACGATTATGAAAATCTGAATGAAAGTTGTGGTCAGTCTAACTGTGGTGTCAATGACCAACAAGACCAGCAATTCAGTGGTGGTGAAGTGGATGTTTACGGTCTCGAAATGCAGTTTGCGCAGCGTTACCCACTTAACCTGCAACTGGATATCCCGTATAGCTTCACCTACACCTATACTAAAGGTGAGTTCCAGAATGAACGTGCTACAACGTTCGCGCAATGGGGTTACATTAAAAACGGCGATGAGCTTCCGTATTTACCGTCTCATCAAGCCACTTTTAATATTGGCCTTGCAGCAAGTGACTGGAAAGTTAATGTCGCCATCAAATACATCAGTGAGATGAACGAAGCTGCCGGCAGAAGCACTGAAGACTTTGAGCTTGTACTTGAAGGCGCGAAGGTGCCAAGCACAACGATTGTTGATGTATCCGCGAGTTACGAGCTAGGGCAGTACGGTCAAATTTATGCTAAAATCGACAACTTGTTCGACGAAGCAGAAATTGTTAGTCGCCGCCCGTATGGCGCGCGTCCGGGCAAACCAAGACAATTTAGTTTAGGGTACAAATACCAGTTTTAA
- a CDS encoding imelysin family protein, which yields MRVSKRFSAAAVAVALVLSGCGESTSSSQGPGVKDNNSGTDNPTLPSQFDEAALVSNLVNNVLTPAIEQFNELAITQQLEVANYCSAEKALAENTAALKLNAQQSWRSAMVGWQYVELMQMGPLTANSKELKNNIYVWPATGSLCDIDLDVVYFEDGVINGNASNPYNISERTANRKGLTALEHLLFNANLDHNCSSVNDALAPWNSRSTQERAVARCEFATEVAKDIEAQSNLLLSQWTGENGYAAKLVNAGQPGSPFDTPHLALNEISKALFYMTEELKDGKIATPLGLGFPNACGLEACSEAVESPIAEHSKENLLANIRAFRNIFTGNGQDTENTLGFDDFLDAENGSDVKERMLAGLADAEATLLAMDASLKAELAGSTEQVTQTHTDVKKVTDDLKTEFIEKLALELPQTSAGDND from the coding sequence ATGAGAGTATCTAAACGTTTTAGTGCTGCTGCCGTCGCTGTAGCTTTGGTATTGTCGGGTTGTGGTGAAAGTACTTCGAGTAGCCAAGGCCCCGGAGTGAAGGATAATAACTCTGGAACGGATAACCCAACTTTACCCTCGCAATTTGATGAAGCGGCTTTGGTGAGTAACCTAGTCAATAATGTGCTTACCCCTGCAATTGAACAATTCAATGAGCTAGCCATAACGCAGCAACTTGAAGTCGCGAATTATTGTAGTGCTGAAAAGGCATTGGCTGAAAATACCGCCGCGTTAAAATTAAATGCTCAACAAAGCTGGCGCAGCGCTATGGTAGGGTGGCAGTATGTTGAATTGATGCAAATGGGTCCACTTACAGCCAATAGCAAAGAGCTTAAAAATAACATTTATGTTTGGCCTGCTACTGGCTCTTTATGTGATATCGACTTGGATGTAGTGTATTTTGAAGATGGCGTTATTAATGGTAATGCCAGCAACCCTTACAATATCTCTGAGCGTACAGCAAACCGTAAAGGCTTAACGGCCTTAGAGCACCTTCTGTTCAATGCCAATCTTGACCATAACTGTTCGTCTGTGAATGATGCTTTGGCACCATGGAATAGCCGCTCAACTCAGGAAAGAGCCGTTGCGCGTTGTGAGTTTGCGACGGAAGTGGCGAAAGACATTGAAGCACAGAGCAATTTACTCTTGTCTCAATGGACTGGAGAAAATGGCTATGCAGCTAAGCTTGTTAATGCAGGACAACCAGGCTCTCCGTTCGACACGCCCCACTTAGCGCTCAATGAAATATCAAAGGCGCTGTTTTACATGACCGAAGAGTTAAAAGACGGCAAAATAGCGACGCCGTTAGGCCTAGGTTTTCCGAACGCGTGTGGTTTAGAGGCTTGCTCTGAAGCGGTGGAGTCGCCAATTGCAGAACATTCGAAAGAGAACTTACTTGCTAACATCAGAGCATTTAGAAACATCTTCACCGGTAATGGCCAAGACACAGAGAATACATTGGGTTTTGACGACTTTTTAGATGCTGAGAATGGTAGTGATGTAAAAGAGCGCATGCTTGCAGGGCTTGCTGACGCAGAGGCCACGTTGCTTGCGATGGATGCGAGTCTCAAAGCTGAGCTTGCAGGTTCTACAGAGCAAGTAACGCAAACGCATACAGACGTTAAAAAAGTGACAGATGATTTAAAGACTGAGTTTATCGAAAAGCTCGCCCTAGAGCTTCCACAAACTTCGGCAGGTGACAATGACTAA
- a CDS encoding response regulator transcription factor — MSTILVAQSNNTILTSQQKMLEEQGYTVELLRELGQLNGFSGKSINGIVLDQAIASVPTCDSISQFRQRFKAPVIVSLDSDDEDVHSLFLELGADEVISKDAKPRLWRARLDAVLRRQAANSQFDDEPEQLTFGQLHIDKNTRRVSYGQERIDLTTHEFELLWLLASNGGKVVKRDFVYEQILGKYYRPDTRTIDVRISRLRKKLHDNPSRPEKIKTIWRQGYLFVTDVWN; from the coding sequence GTGTCCACTATCTTGGTTGCACAAAGCAATAACACTATATTGACATCACAACAAAAAATGCTTGAAGAGCAAGGCTATACTGTTGAGTTGTTGAGGGAATTAGGTCAATTGAACGGTTTTTCAGGGAAATCCATTAACGGTATCGTGCTTGATCAAGCCATCGCATCCGTACCAACCTGCGATTCAATCAGCCAATTTAGACAAAGATTCAAAGCCCCCGTGATCGTTAGTCTCGACAGCGACGACGAGGATGTCCACAGCCTGTTTTTAGAGCTTGGCGCTGATGAAGTTATTTCCAAAGATGCAAAGCCGAGACTATGGCGAGCTCGACTTGATGCAGTGCTAAGAAGACAAGCTGCAAACTCACAGTTTGATGATGAGCCAGAGCAATTAACCTTTGGCCAGCTCCATATCGACAAAAACACCAGACGTGTGAGTTATGGGCAGGAGCGCATTGACCTCACAACTCATGAGTTTGAGTTGCTATGGTTACTTGCGAGCAATGGCGGCAAAGTAGTGAAACGTGACTTTGTGTACGAGCAGATCCTTGGCAAATACTATCGCCCAGATACTCGGACAATAGACGTTAGAATTTCTCGCTTGCGTAAAAAGCTGCATGATAATCCAAGTCGACCAGAGAAGATCAAAACTATTTGGCGTCAAGGTTATTTGTTTGTTACAGATGTTTGGAACTAG
- the ilvY gene encoding HTH-type transcriptional activator IlvY: MNHKQLKYFLALADTLHFSRASERCFVSPPTLSRQIKQLEEEVGAPLFLRDNRTVELTQHGKAFVHYAQATLASWRQFKSECVDDDKPLTGELSLFCSVTATYSFIYDLFSKFRHQYPQVELNLITGDPAHSIAEVASSKEDIAVAVKPKHLPSGIEYLPIGRSRLVFIGPTMDCPLKSIIDEYSHSEMPWQRLSFIMPERGVLKDRIDDFCKKHNFVPKVYAHVSGHEAMVALASLGFGIACVPEIVISQSPFKNQVQLLQLRSDEIEIGLVTKNKRLYDPVVKALWDTAKGLFTL; this comes from the coding sequence ATGAATCATAAACAATTAAAATATTTTTTGGCACTTGCAGATACACTGCATTTTTCTCGGGCGAGCGAACGCTGTTTTGTTAGCCCTCCGACATTAAGTCGTCAAATCAAACAGTTAGAAGAGGAAGTCGGCGCGCCTTTATTCCTACGAGACAACCGAACCGTTGAGCTGACTCAACACGGCAAAGCATTCGTTCATTACGCGCAAGCGACGCTGGCCAGCTGGCGGCAATTTAAGAGCGAATGTGTTGACGATGATAAGCCTTTGACTGGTGAGCTGAGCTTATTTTGTTCAGTGACCGCCACTTACAGTTTTATTTATGATCTATTTTCCAAATTTCGCCATCAATACCCGCAAGTAGAGCTAAACCTTATTACCGGCGATCCTGCACATTCAATAGCAGAAGTTGCTAGTAGTAAGGAAGATATCGCGGTAGCAGTGAAGCCAAAACATCTACCAAGCGGTATAGAATACTTGCCAATCGGCCGTTCAAGATTAGTGTTCATTGGCCCAACGATGGATTGTCCGCTTAAGTCTATTATTGATGAATATAGTCATAGTGAAATGCCGTGGCAGAGGCTATCTTTTATTATGCCAGAGCGAGGTGTGTTAAAAGACCGCATTGATGACTTTTGCAAAAAACACAATTTTGTTCCTAAGGTTTATGCGCATGTTTCGGGTCATGAAGCTATGGTTGCGCTCGCAAGTTTAGGTTTTGGTATTGCGTGTGTCCCCGAGATAGTAATTAGTCAAAGTCCATTTAAAAACCAAGTTCAGCTATTGCAGCTTAGATCGGACGAGATTGAAATTGGACTTGTAACTAAGAATAAACGGTTATATGACCCCGTTGTTAAAGCGCTTTGGGATACGGCAAAAGGATTGTTTACGTTGTAA
- a CDS encoding Ig-like domain-containing protein produces the protein MALKKSLLTTAILAATLGLTACGGSSSSSNDNDDNNTTPPPATNAAPTITVDSASVSEDTLGAAVANISFSDDSDEVSALTLTISDNRFEIVDGAVKLKAANALNFEQVEGGKVSVTITATDSKGKKTEVDAEIAVQQIAEENKAGVNRYAFNNTQGESSVSYSGQIARHAAMVHIKSLMGKLNNETVGNAVDQKTAEAAIAEIKTFLMPTDTVVLDEPLDFAVAANAAQTTLGQISSSLKNVAGEGGKIAGRDTSNMHKAWEEDGVMAGWTNFGTQSKTPEGLALHYLDLLQAQLQQFENGSTIKAEHNGTAITLNKLYVTPEGLDLAQLMQKHLNGAVSLSQGADDYLDDLLIGEKSADNATLADGKSYTELEHKFDEGYGYFGAAIDYLDYTDDELSAKGGREAYASGYHDLDNDGKIDLLSEFNFGNSTNAAKRDRGTKSNTNPTDFTAEAQLAFIEARKLINGNFGTNVAQWSDEDKARLETLRNQALLAWEKSIAATVVHYINDTISDDDGDLDDIASGNFDADQFYTVAKHWSEMKGFALNFQFNPFSPVTDADFVKIHELMGDKPEFAADKVEAYKTALLEAREIIATAYDFDAENVANW, from the coding sequence ATGGCACTTAAAAAGTCTCTGTTAACGACTGCTATACTCGCTGCAACTTTAGGTCTCACTGCATGTGGTGGCTCTAGCAGCAGCTCAAATGACAACGATGATAACAACACAACACCACCTCCAGCCACCAATGCCGCACCTACTATTACCGTAGACAGCGCATCAGTATCTGAAGATACGCTTGGTGCTGCGGTTGCAAATATCTCTTTTTCTGACGATAGCGATGAAGTAAGTGCACTGACACTAACCATCTCTGACAATCGTTTTGAAATTGTTGACGGTGCCGTAAAGCTCAAAGCTGCAAACGCACTAAATTTCGAACAGGTTGAAGGCGGTAAAGTATCGGTAACTATCACGGCAACTGACAGTAAAGGCAAAAAAACAGAAGTTGACGCTGAAATCGCTGTTCAACAAATTGCTGAAGAAAACAAAGCGGGTGTAAACCGCTATGCCTTTAATAACACACAAGGTGAATCGTCAGTTTCTTATTCTGGCCAAATCGCACGTCATGCGGCTATGGTTCATATCAAGAGCCTAATGGGTAAGCTTAATAATGAAACTGTGGGTAATGCTGTTGATCAAAAAACGGCTGAAGCGGCAATCGCGGAGATTAAAACCTTCTTAATGCCGACAGATACAGTGGTGTTGGATGAACCTCTAGATTTTGCTGTTGCGGCAAACGCAGCACAAACCACATTAGGACAAATATCAAGCTCACTAAAAAACGTCGCTGGTGAAGGTGGTAAAATTGCAGGGCGCGATACCTCTAATATGCATAAAGCATGGGAAGAGGATGGGGTCATGGCTGGTTGGACTAACTTTGGTACACAGTCAAAAACACCTGAAGGTTTAGCTCTACATTATTTAGACCTGTTACAAGCGCAACTTCAGCAGTTTGAAAATGGCTCAACGATCAAAGCAGAGCATAATGGCACCGCTATCACACTGAACAAGTTATACGTAACACCAGAAGGGCTTGATCTTGCCCAGTTAATGCAAAAACATTTAAACGGTGCAGTGTCGCTTTCTCAAGGTGCGGATGATTATCTAGATGATTTACTTATTGGTGAAAAGTCAGCCGATAACGCGACATTGGCGGATGGCAAAAGCTACACAGAACTTGAGCACAAGTTTGATGAAGGCTATGGCTACTTCGGTGCCGCAATTGATTATCTAGACTATACAGATGATGAACTTTCAGCTAAAGGTGGCCGTGAAGCTTATGCGAGTGGTTATCATGATTTAGACAACGATGGCAAAATCGATCTACTGTCTGAATTTAACTTCGGTAACTCAACCAATGCAGCAAAGCGTGACCGAGGAACTAAATCTAACACTAACCCAACTGACTTCACTGCTGAAGCACAATTGGCGTTTATTGAAGCGCGTAAACTAATTAACGGTAACTTTGGTACTAACGTTGCTCAGTGGTCAGATGAAGATAAAGCACGTTTAGAAACGTTACGTAATCAAGCGTTGCTAGCATGGGAAAAATCGATCGCAGCGACGGTTGTACACTACATCAACGACACAATTTCAGATGATGATGGTGATTTAGACGATATCGCATCAGGCAATTTTGATGCTGATCAATTCTACACAGTTGCAAAGCACTGGTCAGAAATGAAAGGCTTCGCATTAAACTTCCAGTTTAATCCGTTTTCTCCTGTCACAGATGCAGATTTTGTTAAAATCCATGAATTGATGGGTGATAAGCCTGAATTCGCGGCGGATAAAGTGGAAGCTTATAAGACTGCTTTATTGGAAGCGCGAGAAATCATCGCAACTGCATATGATTTTGATGCTGAGAATGTTGCCAACTGGTAA